A region of Deltaproteobacteria bacterium DNA encodes the following proteins:
- a CDS encoding (d)CMP kinase: protein MTTRVRRRPIVVAIDGPAGAGKSTVSKRLAADLGYRLLDTGALYRAVALEARRRGVAWDDEPALARLAADLDVTFELVAGENRVRVAGEDVSDAIRAPEISDGASRVSALPAVRAALLGVQRRLGARGGVVAEGRDIGTVVFPGAEAKFFLTASPEARARRRWDELQAKGIAADFEEIASAMAERDRRDAERAVAPLRAAPDAVVVDSSDLSVDEVVARLRRAVRAKERARAQTPRND, encoded by the coding sequence ATGACCACCCGCGTGCGGAGGCGACCGATCGTCGTCGCAATCGACGGCCCGGCCGGCGCCGGCAAATCGACCGTGTCCAAGCGACTGGCGGCCGACCTGGGCTACCGGTTGCTCGACACCGGCGCCCTGTATCGAGCGGTTGCGCTCGAGGCGCGGCGGCGGGGTGTCGCGTGGGACGACGAACCGGCGCTCGCTCGTCTCGCGGCGGACCTCGACGTGACGTTCGAACTCGTCGCCGGGGAAAACCGCGTTCGGGTCGCCGGCGAGGACGTATCCGACGCGATCCGCGCGCCGGAGATCTCGGACGGCGCGTCGCGCGTGTCGGCGCTGCCGGCGGTGCGCGCGGCGCTGCTGGGCGTACAGCGCCGGCTCGGCGCCCGCGGCGGCGTGGTCGCCGAGGGGCGCGACATCGGCACCGTCGTGTTTCCCGGCGCCGAGGCGAAGTTCTTTCTGACCGCGTCGCCCGAGGCGCGGGCGCGGCGGCGCTGGGATGAGCTGCAAGCAAAGGGAATCGCGGCGGATTTCGAAGAGATCGCGTCGGCGATGGCGGAGCGCGACCGCCGCGATGCCGAGCGAGCCGTCGCGCCGTTGCGCGCCGCGCCGGACGCGGTCGTCGTCGATTCGTCCGACCTCTCCGTCGACGAGGTCGTGGCGCGGCTGCGCCGCGCGGTGCGCGCCAAAGAGCGCGCCCGCGCCCAAACGCCAAGAAACGATTGA
- a CDS encoding 30S ribosomal protein S1, whose protein sequence is MVPEEQKSTGDVSFAALFEESLKKQPPREGEIVKGTVIDVSKDFAIVDVGYKSEGQIPIDEFREADGAVHVKPGDEVEVFFEARENDAGMCVLSKEKADRLKVWDEISAACERDELIEGTITQRVKGGLNVTIRGGVKAFLPGSQVDLRPVRNLDAFIGQTFQFKVIKFNKKRGNIVLSRRVLLEKERAALKESTLERLKEGQIVEGIVKNLTEYGAFIDLGGIDGLLHITDMSWGRVNHPSELFQVGDHVRVKVLKFNPETERVSLGLKQISEDPWTRAHEKYLPGTVVRGKVVSLKDYGAFIELEEGIEGLVHVSEMSWTRRVKHPSKIVNVGDVVEAVVLDVDVVNKRVSLGMKQLEPNPYEQLVKKYPPGSVVKGKVRNIADFGVFVEIEEGIDGLVHISDMSWTQRVKHPSELFQKGDEVEAVLQEINMEDDDKPKISLSIKALSPDPWSRIPQEYPVGKVFDAKVLKVLDFGAFVQLEEGVEGLVHVSEISEERVEDPRDVLQPGQTVKVQVISVDPLERKIGLSIRSAERHAEMADAQGYAPGTTGGATLGDVFKDKLGALKPTESNE, encoded by the coding sequence ATGGTTCCCGAGGAGCAAAAGAGCACCGGCGACGTGAGCTTTGCCGCGCTGTTCGAAGAGAGTCTGAAAAAGCAGCCGCCGCGCGAGGGCGAGATCGTCAAGGGCACGGTCATCGACGTGTCGAAGGACTTCGCGATCGTCGACGTCGGCTACAAGTCGGAAGGCCAGATTCCGATCGACGAGTTCCGCGAGGCCGACGGGGCGGTGCACGTCAAGCCGGGCGACGAGGTCGAGGTCTTCTTCGAGGCTCGCGAAAACGACGCCGGCATGTGCGTGCTGTCCAAGGAGAAAGCCGACCGGCTCAAGGTGTGGGACGAGATCTCGGCGGCATGCGAGCGGGACGAACTCATCGAGGGGACCATCACCCAGCGGGTCAAGGGCGGCCTGAACGTCACCATCCGGGGCGGCGTCAAGGCGTTCCTGCCGGGCTCGCAGGTCGACCTGCGTCCGGTCCGCAACCTCGACGCGTTCATCGGCCAGACCTTCCAGTTCAAGGTCATCAAGTTCAACAAGAAGCGCGGCAACATCGTGCTGTCGCGGCGCGTGCTGCTCGAGAAGGAGCGCGCCGCCCTGAAGGAGAGCACGCTCGAGCGCCTGAAAGAGGGACAGATCGTCGAGGGCATCGTCAAGAACCTCACCGAGTACGGTGCGTTCATCGACCTCGGCGGCATCGACGGCCTGTTGCACATCACCGACATGAGCTGGGGCCGAGTCAACCACCCGTCCGAGCTGTTCCAGGTCGGCGACCACGTGCGCGTCAAGGTGTTGAAGTTCAACCCGGAGACGGAGCGCGTGTCGCTCGGCCTCAAGCAGATCAGCGAGGACCCGTGGACGCGGGCGCACGAAAAGTACCTGCCGGGCACCGTCGTCCGCGGCAAGGTCGTGTCGCTCAAGGACTACGGTGCGTTCATCGAACTCGAGGAGGGCATCGAGGGTCTCGTCCACGTATCCGAGATGTCGTGGACGCGCCGGGTCAAGCACCCATCCAAGATCGTCAACGTCGGCGACGTGGTCGAGGCGGTCGTGCTCGACGTGGACGTCGTCAACAAGCGCGTGTCGCTCGGCATGAAACAGCTCGAGCCGAACCCCTACGAGCAGCTCGTCAAGAAGTACCCGCCGGGCTCGGTCGTGAAGGGCAAGGTTCGCAACATTGCCGACTTCGGCGTGTTCGTGGAGATCGAGGAGGGGATCGACGGGCTCGTCCACATCAGCGACATGTCGTGGACGCAGCGGGTCAAGCACCCGTCCGAGCTGTTCCAGAAGGGCGATGAGGTCGAAGCGGTCCTCCAAGAGATCAACATGGAGGACGACGACAAGCCGAAGATCTCGCTGAGCATCAAGGCGCTCAGCCCGGACCCGTGGTCGCGTATTCCGCAGGAGTACCCGGTCGGCAAGGTGTTCGACGCCAAGGTGCTCAAGGTGCTCGACTTCGGCGCGTTCGTGCAGCTCGAAGAGGGAGTCGAGGGACTCGTGCACGTGTCGGAGATCTCCGAGGAGCGGGTGGAAGACCCGCGCGACGTGCTGCAGCCGGGTCAGACGGTCAAGGTGCAGGTGATCAGCGTCGACCCGCTCGAGCGCAAGATCGGCCTGAGCATCCGGTCGGCGGAGCGCCACGCCGAGATGGCGGACGCGCAGGGCTACGCGCCGGGGACGACCGGCGGCGCGACGCTCGGCGACGTGTTCAAGGACAAACTCGGCGCGCTCAAGCCGACCGAGTCGAACGAGTAG